The Humulus lupulus chromosome 4, drHumLupu1.1, whole genome shotgun sequence genome has a window encoding:
- the LOC133830994 gene encoding uncharacterized protein LOC133830994 isoform X1 translates to MALSSKTRNMLENLVREGSFKWLLGSRSSFDEEFEEMGRSPSARKNWISELSPLANIVVRRCSKILSVPTTELQESFNAEASHSVKHPSRYARNFLEYSCFRALALSTQVTGHLADKKFRRLTYDMMVAWEAPDADSQPSVNKLDEDISIGIEAFSRIAPAVPIIANVIISENLFEVLTTSTGGRLQFSIYDKYLSGLERAIRKMRTQSESSLLSAIRLSNGEKILEMDGTVTTQPVLEHVGISTWPGRLTLTDHALYFEALRVVSYDKAKRYDLSDDLKQIVKPELTGPWGTRLFDKAVFYKSISLSEPVVIEFPELKGHTRRDYWLAIIREILYVHRFINKFQIKGVKRDEAVSKAVLGILRLQAIQDISSAIPLLYESLLMFNLCDQLPGGDLILETLANMSSLKEIDRMNKSKSGSGMYSISALDMVSNLGFVFNTSSNNPNEDGLVVGEITVGEMTSLERAVKESKNDYEKVVVAQQTIDGVKVEGIDTNLAVMKELLFPMMELGKCLHSLVYWEDPLMSLGFCSLFTYIIFRQWLGYTFALMLIFTAIFMVLTRFCSQWNPVDEVKVLAPPPMNTMEQLLAVQNAISQAEEFIQGGNIVLLKLRALLLVIFPQASEKFAIALLLVALVFALLPSKYVVLFLFLEAFTRYSPPRKASTERWMRRLREWWFSIPAAPVLLEREKEDRKRK, encoded by the exons ATGGCCTTGTCAAGCAAAACCAGAAATATGCTAGAGAATCTGGTAAGAGAAGGATCATTTAAATGGTTACTTGGCAGCAGAAGTTCTTTTGATGAGGAGTTCGAGGAGATGGGAAGGTCTCCTTCTGCCCGAAAGAATTGGATATCGGAGCTCTCTCCACTAGCAAACATAGTTGTTCGAAGATGCTCAAA AATCCTTTCTGTTCCTACAACCGAGCTTCAAGAGAGCTTCAATGCAGAGGCATCTCATTCTGTAAAGCATCCATCACGATACGCTAGGAACTTTTTGGAATATAGTTGTTTCAGGGCACTTGCTCTGTCAACACAAGTTACTGGTCATTTGGCTGATAAGAAGTTCCGACGTTTAACATATGACATGATGGTAGCTTGGGAGGCTCCAGATGCTGACAGCCAACCTTCAGTTAAT AAGTTAGATGAGGACATTTCAATTGGGATAGAAGCTTTCTCTCGAATAGCTCCGGCAGTTCCTATTATTGCAAATGTAATCATCAGTGAAAATCTTTTCGAGGTGCTTACAACATCAACTGGTGGGCGACTTCAGTTTTCCATCTATGACAAATACCTAAGTGGATTAGAAAG AGCAATAAGAAAAATGAGGACACAGTCAGAATCATCCCTTCTTTCTGCAATTCGATTGTCAAATGGAGAGAAAATTCTGGAAATGGATGGAACAGTTACTACTCAACCTGTTCTAGAGCATGTAGGAATTTCAACATGGCCTG GACGGTTAACTTTGACAGATCATGCACTCTACTTTGAAGCTCTCCGGGTTGTATCATATGACAAAGCAAAGCGATATGATTTATCAGATGATTTAAAACAGATTGTTAAACCTGAGTTGACTGGCCCATGGGGTACTCGACTTTTCGACAAGGCTGTATTCTATAAATCTATTTCATT ATCAGAACCTGTTGTAATAGAGTTTCCTGAGCTAAAAGGCCATACGCGTAGGGATTATTGGTTAGCAATTATCAGAGAGATTTTATATGTCCACAGATTTATAAATAAGTTCCAGATCAAGGGAGTTAAACGGGATGAAGCAGTTTCGAAAGCTGTGCTTGGTATTCTGCGATTACAAGCCATTCAAGATATTAGTTCTGCAATCCCTCTACTTTATGAGTCTCTTCTTATGTTTAATCTTTGCGACCAACTTCCAGGGGGAGACTTGATACTAGAGACCCTGGCAAATATGTCAAGTTTAAAAGAAATAGATCGTATGAATAAGTCTAAGTCTGGAAGTGGTATGTATTCAATCTCAGCGTTAGACATGGTTTCTAACTTGGGCTTTGTGTTCAACACAAGCTCTAACAATCCCAATGAAGATGGTCTTGTTGTGGGCGAGATAACTGTGGGAGAGATGACATCATTGGAAAGAGCAGTTAAGGAATCTAAAAACGATTACGAAAAGGTGGTGGTAGCACAACAAACAATTGATGGAGTTAAAGTTGAGGGAATTGATACGAATTTGGCAGTGATGAAG gaattactctttccaatgATGGAATTGGGAAAGTGCCTTCATTCCTTGGTGTATTGGGAGGATCCCCTCATGTCCTTGGGTTTTTGTTCTCTTTTTACTTATATTATTTTCAG GCAGTGGTTAGGTTACACCTTTGCACTGATGCTCATCTTTACCGCGATCTTTATGGTACTGACGAGATTTTGTAGCCAATGGAACCCTGTTGATGAGGTAAAAGTGTTAGCTCCCCCACCGATGAACACAATGGAGCAGCTTTTAGCTGTCCAAAATGCAATTTCACAAGCTGAAGAGTTCATCCAGGGTGGAAACATTGTCCTTCTGAAGCTACGGGCATTATTGCTGGTGATTTTTCCTCAG GCCAGTGAGAAATTTGCGATAGCGCTTCTGTTAGTGGCTTTGGTTTTTGCCTTGCTGCCAAGCAAGTACGTTGTTTTATTCCTGTTTTTGGAGGCATTTACAAGGTATTCACCGCCAAGGAAAGCAAGCACAGAGAGATGGATGAGAAGACTGCGGGAATGGTGGTTCAGCATTCCGGCTGCCCCTGTTCTTcttgaaagagaaaaggaagataGAAAGAGGAAATGA
- the LOC133830994 gene encoding uncharacterized protein LOC133830994 isoform X4, which translates to MMVAWEAPDADSQPSVNKLDEDISIGIEAFSRIAPAVPIIANVIISENLFEVLTTSTGGRLQFSIYDKYLSGLERAIRKMRTQSESSLLSAIRLSNGEKILEMDGTVTTQPVLEHVGISTWPGRLTLTDHALYFEALRVVSYDKAKRYDLSDDLKQIVKPELTGPWGTRLFDKAVFYKSISLSEPVVIEFPELKGHTRRDYWLAIIREILYVHRFINKFQIKGVKRDEAVSKAVLGILRLQAIQDISSAIPLLYESLLMFNLCDQLPGGDLILETLANMSSLKEIDRMNKSKSGSGMYSISALDMVSNLGFVFNTSSNNPNEDGLVVGEITVGEMTSLERAVKESKNDYEKVVVAQQTIDGVKVEGIDTNLAVMKELLFPMMELGKCLHSLVYWEDPLMSLGFCSLFTYIIFRQWLGYTFALMLIFTAIFMVLTRFCSQWNPVDEVKVLAPPPMNTMEQLLAVQNAISQAEEFIQGGNIVLLKLRALLLVIFPQASEKFAIALLLVALVFALLPSKYVVLFLFLEAFTRYSPPRKASTERWMRRLREWWFSIPAAPVLLEREKEDRKRK; encoded by the exons ATGATGGTAGCTTGGGAGGCTCCAGATGCTGACAGCCAACCTTCAGTTAAT AAGTTAGATGAGGACATTTCAATTGGGATAGAAGCTTTCTCTCGAATAGCTCCGGCAGTTCCTATTATTGCAAATGTAATCATCAGTGAAAATCTTTTCGAGGTGCTTACAACATCAACTGGTGGGCGACTTCAGTTTTCCATCTATGACAAATACCTAAGTGGATTAGAAAG AGCAATAAGAAAAATGAGGACACAGTCAGAATCATCCCTTCTTTCTGCAATTCGATTGTCAAATGGAGAGAAAATTCTGGAAATGGATGGAACAGTTACTACTCAACCTGTTCTAGAGCATGTAGGAATTTCAACATGGCCTG GACGGTTAACTTTGACAGATCATGCACTCTACTTTGAAGCTCTCCGGGTTGTATCATATGACAAAGCAAAGCGATATGATTTATCAGATGATTTAAAACAGATTGTTAAACCTGAGTTGACTGGCCCATGGGGTACTCGACTTTTCGACAAGGCTGTATTCTATAAATCTATTTCATT ATCAGAACCTGTTGTAATAGAGTTTCCTGAGCTAAAAGGCCATACGCGTAGGGATTATTGGTTAGCAATTATCAGAGAGATTTTATATGTCCACAGATTTATAAATAAGTTCCAGATCAAGGGAGTTAAACGGGATGAAGCAGTTTCGAAAGCTGTGCTTGGTATTCTGCGATTACAAGCCATTCAAGATATTAGTTCTGCAATCCCTCTACTTTATGAGTCTCTTCTTATGTTTAATCTTTGCGACCAACTTCCAGGGGGAGACTTGATACTAGAGACCCTGGCAAATATGTCAAGTTTAAAAGAAATAGATCGTATGAATAAGTCTAAGTCTGGAAGTGGTATGTATTCAATCTCAGCGTTAGACATGGTTTCTAACTTGGGCTTTGTGTTCAACACAAGCTCTAACAATCCCAATGAAGATGGTCTTGTTGTGGGCGAGATAACTGTGGGAGAGATGACATCATTGGAAAGAGCAGTTAAGGAATCTAAAAACGATTACGAAAAGGTGGTGGTAGCACAACAAACAATTGATGGAGTTAAAGTTGAGGGAATTGATACGAATTTGGCAGTGATGAAG gaattactctttccaatgATGGAATTGGGAAAGTGCCTTCATTCCTTGGTGTATTGGGAGGATCCCCTCATGTCCTTGGGTTTTTGTTCTCTTTTTACTTATATTATTTTCAG GCAGTGGTTAGGTTACACCTTTGCACTGATGCTCATCTTTACCGCGATCTTTATGGTACTGACGAGATTTTGTAGCCAATGGAACCCTGTTGATGAGGTAAAAGTGTTAGCTCCCCCACCGATGAACACAATGGAGCAGCTTTTAGCTGTCCAAAATGCAATTTCACAAGCTGAAGAGTTCATCCAGGGTGGAAACATTGTCCTTCTGAAGCTACGGGCATTATTGCTGGTGATTTTTCCTCAG GCCAGTGAGAAATTTGCGATAGCGCTTCTGTTAGTGGCTTTGGTTTTTGCCTTGCTGCCAAGCAAGTACGTTGTTTTATTCCTGTTTTTGGAGGCATTTACAAGGTATTCACCGCCAAGGAAAGCAAGCACAGAGAGATGGATGAGAAGACTGCGGGAATGGTGGTTCAGCATTCCGGCTGCCCCTGTTCTTcttgaaagagaaaaggaagataGAAAGAGGAAATGA
- the LOC133830994 gene encoding uncharacterized protein LOC133830994 isoform X3, with protein MALSSKTRNMLENLVREGSFKWLLGSRSSFDEEFEEMGRSPSARKNWISELSPLANIVVRRCSKILSVPTTELQESFNAEASHSVKHPSRYARNFLEYSCFRALALSTQVTGHLADKKFRRLTYDMMVAWEAPDADSQPSVNKLDEDISIGIEAFSRIAPAVPIIANVIISENLFEVLTTSTGGRLQFSIYDKYLSGLERAIRKMRTQSESSLLSAIRLSNGEKILEMDGTVTTQPVLEHVGISTWPGRLTLTDHALYFEALRVVSYDKAKRYDLSDDLKQIVKPELTGPWGTRLFDKAVFYKSISLSEPVVIEFPELKGHTRRDYWLAIIREILYVHRFINKFQIKGVKRDEAVSKAVLGILRLQAIQDISSAIPLLYESLLMFNLCDQLPGGDLILETLANMSSLKEIDRMNKSKSGSGMYSISALDMVSNLGFVFNTSSNNPNEDGLVVGEITVGEMTSLERAVKESKNDYEKVVVAQQTIDGVKVEGIDTNLAVMKELLFPMMELGKCLHSLVYWEDPLMSLGFCSLFTYIIFSQWNPVDEVKVLAPPPMNTMEQLLAVQNAISQAEEFIQGGNIVLLKLRALLLVIFPQASEKFAIALLLVALVFALLPSKYVVLFLFLEAFTRYSPPRKASTERWMRRLREWWFSIPAAPVLLEREKEDRKRK; from the exons ATGGCCTTGTCAAGCAAAACCAGAAATATGCTAGAGAATCTGGTAAGAGAAGGATCATTTAAATGGTTACTTGGCAGCAGAAGTTCTTTTGATGAGGAGTTCGAGGAGATGGGAAGGTCTCCTTCTGCCCGAAAGAATTGGATATCGGAGCTCTCTCCACTAGCAAACATAGTTGTTCGAAGATGCTCAAA AATCCTTTCTGTTCCTACAACCGAGCTTCAAGAGAGCTTCAATGCAGAGGCATCTCATTCTGTAAAGCATCCATCACGATACGCTAGGAACTTTTTGGAATATAGTTGTTTCAGGGCACTTGCTCTGTCAACACAAGTTACTGGTCATTTGGCTGATAAGAAGTTCCGACGTTTAACATATGACATGATGGTAGCTTGGGAGGCTCCAGATGCTGACAGCCAACCTTCAGTTAAT AAGTTAGATGAGGACATTTCAATTGGGATAGAAGCTTTCTCTCGAATAGCTCCGGCAGTTCCTATTATTGCAAATGTAATCATCAGTGAAAATCTTTTCGAGGTGCTTACAACATCAACTGGTGGGCGACTTCAGTTTTCCATCTATGACAAATACCTAAGTGGATTAGAAAG AGCAATAAGAAAAATGAGGACACAGTCAGAATCATCCCTTCTTTCTGCAATTCGATTGTCAAATGGAGAGAAAATTCTGGAAATGGATGGAACAGTTACTACTCAACCTGTTCTAGAGCATGTAGGAATTTCAACATGGCCTG GACGGTTAACTTTGACAGATCATGCACTCTACTTTGAAGCTCTCCGGGTTGTATCATATGACAAAGCAAAGCGATATGATTTATCAGATGATTTAAAACAGATTGTTAAACCTGAGTTGACTGGCCCATGGGGTACTCGACTTTTCGACAAGGCTGTATTCTATAAATCTATTTCATT ATCAGAACCTGTTGTAATAGAGTTTCCTGAGCTAAAAGGCCATACGCGTAGGGATTATTGGTTAGCAATTATCAGAGAGATTTTATATGTCCACAGATTTATAAATAAGTTCCAGATCAAGGGAGTTAAACGGGATGAAGCAGTTTCGAAAGCTGTGCTTGGTATTCTGCGATTACAAGCCATTCAAGATATTAGTTCTGCAATCCCTCTACTTTATGAGTCTCTTCTTATGTTTAATCTTTGCGACCAACTTCCAGGGGGAGACTTGATACTAGAGACCCTGGCAAATATGTCAAGTTTAAAAGAAATAGATCGTATGAATAAGTCTAAGTCTGGAAGTGGTATGTATTCAATCTCAGCGTTAGACATGGTTTCTAACTTGGGCTTTGTGTTCAACACAAGCTCTAACAATCCCAATGAAGATGGTCTTGTTGTGGGCGAGATAACTGTGGGAGAGATGACATCATTGGAAAGAGCAGTTAAGGAATCTAAAAACGATTACGAAAAGGTGGTGGTAGCACAACAAACAATTGATGGAGTTAAAGTTGAGGGAATTGATACGAATTTGGCAGTGATGAAG gaattactctttccaatgATGGAATTGGGAAAGTGCCTTCATTCCTTGGTGTATTGGGAGGATCCCCTCATGTCCTTGGGTTTTTGTTCTCTTTTTACTTATATTATTTTCAG CCAATGGAACCCTGTTGATGAGGTAAAAGTGTTAGCTCCCCCACCGATGAACACAATGGAGCAGCTTTTAGCTGTCCAAAATGCAATTTCACAAGCTGAAGAGTTCATCCAGGGTGGAAACATTGTCCTTCTGAAGCTACGGGCATTATTGCTGGTGATTTTTCCTCAG GCCAGTGAGAAATTTGCGATAGCGCTTCTGTTAGTGGCTTTGGTTTTTGCCTTGCTGCCAAGCAAGTACGTTGTTTTATTCCTGTTTTTGGAGGCATTTACAAGGTATTCACCGCCAAGGAAAGCAAGCACAGAGAGATGGATGAGAAGACTGCGGGAATGGTGGTTCAGCATTCCGGCTGCCCCTGTTCTTcttgaaagagaaaaggaagataGAAAGAGGAAATGA
- the LOC133830994 gene encoding uncharacterized protein LOC133830994 isoform X2, whose protein sequence is MALSSKTRNMLENLVREGSFKWLLGSRSSFDEEFEEMGRSPSARKNWISELSPLANIVVRRCSKILSVPTTELQESFNAEASHSVKHPSRYARNFLEYSCFRALALSTQVTGHLADKKFRRLTYDMMVAWEAPDADSQPSVNLDEDISIGIEAFSRIAPAVPIIANVIISENLFEVLTTSTGGRLQFSIYDKYLSGLERAIRKMRTQSESSLLSAIRLSNGEKILEMDGTVTTQPVLEHVGISTWPGRLTLTDHALYFEALRVVSYDKAKRYDLSDDLKQIVKPELTGPWGTRLFDKAVFYKSISLSEPVVIEFPELKGHTRRDYWLAIIREILYVHRFINKFQIKGVKRDEAVSKAVLGILRLQAIQDISSAIPLLYESLLMFNLCDQLPGGDLILETLANMSSLKEIDRMNKSKSGSGMYSISALDMVSNLGFVFNTSSNNPNEDGLVVGEITVGEMTSLERAVKESKNDYEKVVVAQQTIDGVKVEGIDTNLAVMKELLFPMMELGKCLHSLVYWEDPLMSLGFCSLFTYIIFRQWLGYTFALMLIFTAIFMVLTRFCSQWNPVDEVKVLAPPPMNTMEQLLAVQNAISQAEEFIQGGNIVLLKLRALLLVIFPQASEKFAIALLLVALVFALLPSKYVVLFLFLEAFTRYSPPRKASTERWMRRLREWWFSIPAAPVLLEREKEDRKRK, encoded by the exons ATGGCCTTGTCAAGCAAAACCAGAAATATGCTAGAGAATCTGGTAAGAGAAGGATCATTTAAATGGTTACTTGGCAGCAGAAGTTCTTTTGATGAGGAGTTCGAGGAGATGGGAAGGTCTCCTTCTGCCCGAAAGAATTGGATATCGGAGCTCTCTCCACTAGCAAACATAGTTGTTCGAAGATGCTCAAA AATCCTTTCTGTTCCTACAACCGAGCTTCAAGAGAGCTTCAATGCAGAGGCATCTCATTCTGTAAAGCATCCATCACGATACGCTAGGAACTTTTTGGAATATAGTTGTTTCAGGGCACTTGCTCTGTCAACACAAGTTACTGGTCATTTGGCTGATAAGAAGTTCCGACGTTTAACATATGACATGATGGTAGCTTGGGAGGCTCCAGATGCTGACAGCCAACCTTCAGTTAAT TTAGATGAGGACATTTCAATTGGGATAGAAGCTTTCTCTCGAATAGCTCCGGCAGTTCCTATTATTGCAAATGTAATCATCAGTGAAAATCTTTTCGAGGTGCTTACAACATCAACTGGTGGGCGACTTCAGTTTTCCATCTATGACAAATACCTAAGTGGATTAGAAAG AGCAATAAGAAAAATGAGGACACAGTCAGAATCATCCCTTCTTTCTGCAATTCGATTGTCAAATGGAGAGAAAATTCTGGAAATGGATGGAACAGTTACTACTCAACCTGTTCTAGAGCATGTAGGAATTTCAACATGGCCTG GACGGTTAACTTTGACAGATCATGCACTCTACTTTGAAGCTCTCCGGGTTGTATCATATGACAAAGCAAAGCGATATGATTTATCAGATGATTTAAAACAGATTGTTAAACCTGAGTTGACTGGCCCATGGGGTACTCGACTTTTCGACAAGGCTGTATTCTATAAATCTATTTCATT ATCAGAACCTGTTGTAATAGAGTTTCCTGAGCTAAAAGGCCATACGCGTAGGGATTATTGGTTAGCAATTATCAGAGAGATTTTATATGTCCACAGATTTATAAATAAGTTCCAGATCAAGGGAGTTAAACGGGATGAAGCAGTTTCGAAAGCTGTGCTTGGTATTCTGCGATTACAAGCCATTCAAGATATTAGTTCTGCAATCCCTCTACTTTATGAGTCTCTTCTTATGTTTAATCTTTGCGACCAACTTCCAGGGGGAGACTTGATACTAGAGACCCTGGCAAATATGTCAAGTTTAAAAGAAATAGATCGTATGAATAAGTCTAAGTCTGGAAGTGGTATGTATTCAATCTCAGCGTTAGACATGGTTTCTAACTTGGGCTTTGTGTTCAACACAAGCTCTAACAATCCCAATGAAGATGGTCTTGTTGTGGGCGAGATAACTGTGGGAGAGATGACATCATTGGAAAGAGCAGTTAAGGAATCTAAAAACGATTACGAAAAGGTGGTGGTAGCACAACAAACAATTGATGGAGTTAAAGTTGAGGGAATTGATACGAATTTGGCAGTGATGAAG gaattactctttccaatgATGGAATTGGGAAAGTGCCTTCATTCCTTGGTGTATTGGGAGGATCCCCTCATGTCCTTGGGTTTTTGTTCTCTTTTTACTTATATTATTTTCAG GCAGTGGTTAGGTTACACCTTTGCACTGATGCTCATCTTTACCGCGATCTTTATGGTACTGACGAGATTTTGTAGCCAATGGAACCCTGTTGATGAGGTAAAAGTGTTAGCTCCCCCACCGATGAACACAATGGAGCAGCTTTTAGCTGTCCAAAATGCAATTTCACAAGCTGAAGAGTTCATCCAGGGTGGAAACATTGTCCTTCTGAAGCTACGGGCATTATTGCTGGTGATTTTTCCTCAG GCCAGTGAGAAATTTGCGATAGCGCTTCTGTTAGTGGCTTTGGTTTTTGCCTTGCTGCCAAGCAAGTACGTTGTTTTATTCCTGTTTTTGGAGGCATTTACAAGGTATTCACCGCCAAGGAAAGCAAGCACAGAGAGATGGATGAGAAGACTGCGGGAATGGTGGTTCAGCATTCCGGCTGCCCCTGTTCTTcttgaaagagaaaaggaagataGAAAGAGGAAATGA